A single Candoia aspera isolate rCanAsp1 chromosome 5, rCanAsp1.hap2, whole genome shotgun sequence DNA region contains:
- the RNF169 gene encoding E3 ubiquitin-protein ligase RNF169, translated as MAAAAAAAVGPGGRAAGSAGPPLRRGRGRRRHEAGPAEDEPAPAGPARRSGQREGPGRPLCHSRPSPAGEPGPPPPPRAQRDFIFRAPITLAKHGEVHEEYKSHLQKLRDEKWQEERNPEDLIHRLRVEDAEAERRRTDDQKKEESTMAKGTQGRLPECLSDSENEEPFQGRPVYRSAFVSKGSAYSLALLAGNFSSQVERSQSCNDTLGNRSKSRQRSAPVRTKANPLAGAPAPLVGVLSSTQNNRCLSAPDLTAEKRLTSHPGSSFPPLSQKQERSISPESNDSISEELNHFKPIVCSPCTPPKQLPDGRVLSPLLIKSTPRNLTRSLQKPTTYEASPWILKKWEQILQERQIKRTLSKATLTSSAPEPGEDPPAPNMPVVLAREPLPVSSDGSLPDPLSPAHPAKLGSSGNSRRGPEASALLARPAEKPPNGGVSKLSDAKPASRPAGSCLRLDAKTIARKVVRVSSAFAENNGTLGAPAEGKLRRRWGEGELCHFPNGLRLERGLGEDAPSLRRGQKRPCKTKHLDPSIKRPRPAAGRKGPTAADPLRRKRRRQRSGAQPRLPQEEADRRLALQLQRQFEREDRTMERQKGRAEQYFLRSKNTTTAK; from the exons atggcggcggcggcggcggcggccgtcgGGCCAGGCGGGCGGGCCGCGGGGTCGGCGGGGCCGCCGCTACGACGAGGCCGGGGCCGGCGGCGGCACGAGGCCGGTCCCGCGGAAGACGAGCCGGCTCCGGCGGGCCCGGCGCGGCGCTCGGGCCAGCGGGAGGGCCCCGGCCGGCCGCTGTGCCACAGCCGCCCGTCGCCCGCCGGAGAGCCgggcccgccgccgcccccgcggGCCCAGCGAG ACTTCATCTTCAGAGCACCCATCACGTTAGCCAAGCACGGAGAAGTTCACGAGGAATATAAAAGCCACTTGCAAAAG ctGAGAGATGAAAAATGGCAAGAAGAGAGAAACCCGGAAGACTTGATTCACAGGCTGAGGGTGGAGGACGCTGAAGCTGAGAGGAGGAGAACAGATGATCAGAAGAAAGAGGAGTCCACAATGGCGAAAGGGACGCAAGGCCGT CTTCCCGAGTGCCTCTCCGATTCCGAGAACGAGGAACCATTCCAGGGCCGACCCGTGTATCGGTCGGCGTTTGTCTCCAAGGGCAGCGCCTACTCCCTGGCATTGCTTGCGGG GAATTTTAGCTCCCAAGTCGAACGAAGCCAAAGTTGCAACGACACTCTGGGGAATCGATCGAAGAGCCGGCAAAGATCAGCTCCTGTTAGGACAAAG GCGAACCCCTTAGCTGGTGCCCCTGCTCCCCTGGTTGGGGTCCTCTCCTCTACGCAGAACAATCGCTGCCTCTCTGCTCCGGACCTGACGGCAGAGAAGCGCCTCACCTCCCACCCGGGGTCTTCGTTCCCCCCTCTCTCGCAGAAGCAGGAGCGCTCGATCAGCCCCGAAAGCAACGACAGCATCTCCGAGGAGCTAAACCACTTCAAGCCCATCGTCTGCTCACCCTGCACCCCTCCCAAGCAGCTCCCAGACGGGCGCGTGCTGAGCCCCCTCCTCATCAAGTCCACCCCCCGGAACCTGACCCGCAGCCTGCAGAAGCCGACCACCTATGAGGCGAGCCCCTGGATCCTGAAGAAGTGGGAGCAGATCCTCCAGGAGCGCCAGATCAAGAGGACTCTCTCCAAGGCCACGCTGACCTCCTCAGCCCCAGAGCCGGGGGAAGACCCACCGGCCCCAAACATGCCCGTCGTCCTCGCCAGGGAGCCGCTGCCAGTGTCCAGCGACGGATCGTTGCCTGACCCCCTCTCTCCCGCCCATCCAGCAAAGCTGGGAAGCTCCGGGAACAGCAGGAGAGGCCCCGAGGCCTCAGCCCTCCTGGCAAGGCCCGCTGAGAAGCCCCCCAACGGCGGGGTTTCCAAGCTCTCCGATGCAAAACCGGCTTCCCGGCCGGCCGGCTCCTGCCTTCGCCTCGATGCCAAAACAATCGCCCGGAAGGTCGTCCGGGTCAGCTCCGCCTTCGCGGAGAACAACGGCACCCTCGGGGCTCCGGCTGAGGGGAAGCTGCGGAGACGCTGGGGCGAGGGCGAGCTGTGCCACTTCCCCAACGGCCTCCGCCTCGAGAGGGGGCTCGGCGAGGATGCCCCTTCTCTGCGGCGGGGCCAAAAGCGGCCGTGCAAAACCAAACACCTGGACCCTTCCATCAAGCGGCCAAGGCCGGCAGCCGGTCGCAAAGGCCCCACGGCTGCCGACCCCCTACGGAGGAAGAGGCGGCGGCAGCGGAGCGGGGCCCAGCCGAGGCTGCCACAGGAGGAGGCGGACCGGCGGCTGGCCCTGCAGCTCCAGCGGCAGTTCGAGAGGGAGGACCGGACAATGGAGCGGCAGAAGGGGCGTGCCGAGCAGTATTTCCTGCGGTCCAAGAACACCACCACAGCAAAGTAG